One Anastrepha obliqua isolate idAnaObli1 chromosome 6, idAnaObli1_1.0, whole genome shotgun sequence DNA window includes the following coding sequences:
- the LOC129250730 gene encoding uncharacterized protein LOC129250730 has translation MALVDETSNCGKPVLEKWSEIEARLSRIIVDHVMANPEAQSPGFDSVEVVRGCRVIKCDDQYSLHFLTKAIGEIQNSWDGLRLKLIPASEIPRRPRARIWIPNMEFEANQLIPYLQAHNRAVPMADWSIIKAEAPQKHSVSFLLQITEESLEPLQKVENKLRFGIRKAQLKIFRSANPEEEQDEVDGTSELLTGMQLNDAEPAEANQ, from the coding sequence ATGGCACTGGTGGACGAAACTTCGAACTGCGGCAAACCTGTGCTGGAAAAATGGTCGGAGATTGAGGCTCGGTTGTCTCGCATAATCGTCGACCATGTCATGGCGAACCCGGAGGCTCAATCGCCAGGTTTCGACTCGGTGGAAGTGGTTCGCGGTTGCCGGGTAATCAAATGCGATGACCAGTACTCATTGCATTTCCTGACAAAAGCGATTGGCGAAATCCAGAACAGCTGGGATGGCTTGAGGCTCAAGCTCATTCCAGCTAGCGAGATACCACGaaggccgagggctcgcatctggatACCAAACATGGAGTTTGAAGCCAATCAGTTAATTCCCTATCTCCAGGCTCACAACCGCGCAGTGCCGATGGCCGATTGgtcgatcatcaaagcggaggctccgcaaaagcACAGCGTGTCGTTCCTCCTTCAAATTACAGAAGAGAGCCTTGAGCCactgcaaaaagtggaaaataaacttCGGTTTGGCATACGGAAGGCccagctgaagatattccgttctGCGAATCCGGAGGAGGAGCAGGATGAGGTTGACGGCACCAGCGAACTGCTGACTGGCATGCAGTTAAATGACGCCGAACCTGCGGaagcaaaccaataa